The window AAAAGTTCACTCCAAAATAGGTCATCATTATACTAGCAAAAGCTATTATCGACATCAAGTTAAAGCCAAAACGACCACGAAGTCCAGGAACTATACGCATGTGTAACACAAACGCATACACCATAATACTAATTAAAGCCCAAGTTTCTTTAGGGTCCCAACCCCAATATCTTCCCCAACTTTCGTTTGCCCACATACCACCAAGAAAGTTTCCTATGGTAAGCATGACTAAACCAACAGTTAAAGCCATTTCATTAATAATGGTTAACTCTTTGATGTTGATTAACATTTTCTCTTTATTCTTATCTGTAGTCGCAATCATTAAAATAAGAGAAACGATTCCTAAAATCATTCCTAAAACAAATGGCCCGTAACTTGCAACAATAATAGATACGTGTATCATTAACCAGTAACTATTTAAAACGGGTTGCAGATTTGCAATTGCAGGATCTAACCAGTTTTGATGTGCAAAGAACAAAATAATAGATGCTACAAAAGCTGTAGACGCAATAGTTAAATCACTTTTTCTACCAAAGAACAAACCAAATAACATTGCAGACCAAGCTACATATAACATAGTTTCATACGTATCACTCCAAGGTGCATGACCTGAAATATACCAACGTGTTATTAAACCAATAGTGTGGGCTATAAATAAAGCTATAATTAGCCATTTACTAATTTTTACAGCGACATCAATACCTTTTCTTTTACTACTTAATATTTGTGTTATTAAAAATACAAACATTAAGAATCCAGCCAATAGGTAATATCTATATAAATTCTTAAAAATATTGTATTTGTTATAATTAATCTCTGCGCTTATTTTATTATCGCTAAGCATTACCTCACTTCCGTATTTATGCTGTGTTTTATTAAAGGATTCTAATAATTTTTCAGCTTCGGTATAATCTCCAGATTGTTTCGCTTTATTTAAAGTAAATAGATATGCTGAAAACCCAGAATTCACAAAGTTTCCGTAAAGGGAATCTGTAATCTTTTCTTTATAACCTTCCTTTCTATATTCTAAAGGAGAGATCCATTTATTATTGTCGTCTTCAGGTACAGGAAATATTTTTAATGTTAACCCTTCAATCGCATTCGACAAAACAGTGGCACGTTGATCTGCTAACTTTAATTCTTTTTGATACCCGTTTGGTGATTTCGTTTTATACGCATCTTCTAAATACGGATTCAACTTATAACTTAAGTTTTCGTCAAAGAAATCTACAATAGTTGCATAATTTTTCTCCTTCGGAATACCTAAAATCGTTTTAAGCGAATCTGTTTTCATCGCCTTTAGGTATATAATAGGGACATTATACCAAAGTAACGGACTCTCGCTTATAGAAAGTAATATTTGATTAGGTGTTAATCCTGCATAGGTTTCACTATGGTGTATTTTTCTAACTAACTCCGATGCGTATGTATTCATAGGCATCATACGCCCACTTAAATCCTGAATAACTAATCGTCCAAATTTATCTGCATGTTCTTTTGGTGTCGCATTAGCAATCAAAATAGAATCTATTTGTGCTGGAGTTGGTGCTTGATGCTGTTCTTCCTGTGCAAAAGTCTGCATAGCGAAACACAGA is drawn from Lacinutrix sp. WUR7 and contains these coding sequences:
- the ccsB gene encoding c-type cytochrome biogenesis protein CcsB, with protein sequence MLKKLSNILFSTRLTAILFILFATAMAVGTFMDAGMDTSPTPYSRNLIYNTWWFEGIMLFFVINFVGNIFRFRLYKKEKWATLVLHLSFIFILLGAFITRYASFEGMMPIREGATESKFLSQKIYITTYIDGDYEIDGVPQRLPVERAVDFSPRLENSFEVNTHYNNQPVSIELEKFVGGAEEDIVPSETGEEYLKIVEAGSDGPHNHFLKSGEVQSIHNVLIALNKPTKGAINITQEGDRLNIHSPFEGEYLTMATMESGSLIKDSLQPLVLRSRYVIGSMQMVFPKPVVKGEFDIVKKSEMFKGDEDGIVLKVTANGETKRVGLLGGPYKNNAFKQVKIGGLDFAFRYGAKVLELPFSIKLNDFIAERYPGTERSYSSYASEVTVLDEKEGDFDYRIYMNNILNHGGYKFFQSNFDPDEKGTILSVNHDFWGTWITYIGYFLLYFGMIAIFFSKGSRFGDLRRHLDKIKVKKAKLLSVVFLCFAMQTFAQEEQHQAPTPAQIDSILIANATPKEHADKFGRLVIQDLSGRMMPMNTYASELVRKIHHSETYAGLTPNQILLSISESPLLWYNVPIIYLKAMKTDSLKTILGIPKEKNYATIVDFFDENLSYKLNPYLEDAYKTKSPNGYQKELKLADQRATVLSNAIEGLTLKIFPVPEDDNNKWISPLEYRKEGYKEKITDSLYGNFVNSGFSAYLFTLNKAKQSGDYTEAEKLLESFNKTQHKYGSEVMLSDNKISAEINYNKYNIFKNLYRYYLLAGFLMFVFLITQILSSKRKGIDVAVKISKWLIIALFIAHTIGLITRWYISGHAPWSDTYETMLYVAWSAMLFGLFFGRKSDLTIASTAFVASIILFFAHQNWLDPAIANLQPVLNSYWLMIHVSIIVASYGPFVLGMILGIVSLILMIATTDKNKEKMLINIKELTIINEMALTVGLVMLTIGNFLGGMWANESWGRYWGWDPKETWALISIMVYAFVLHMRIVPGLRGRFGFNLMSIIAFASIMMTYFGVNFYLAGLHSYASGDQVMSVKIIGISCAIVTLLGFFAYRKYAKFYKK